In Paenibacillus sonchi, a single genomic region encodes these proteins:
- a CDS encoding ABC transporter substrate-binding protein: MQKKWLGLSLSLMLAAGIAGCGGNGNNSGNSGAANGEAGGSTASPSAEAGGNTAKSGPVQLKYWTDDRHDQEYIKELINKFNETNSDNIQVELTVMSENYTQSVDIAFSSNQAPDVLRLKSANTSEFVKKGYLAPVDSYLTDDMKTKFSSLMLDNVNRFDGKLYSLPNTGLTMRLVYNKDIFAKAGIQNPPVSLQEMVDDAKKITEAGKTEGIYGFALNFKNPKQAFDRSIREILSLSGYQGLGFDLKTGQFDFAPYSQVIEYFKQMYKDGSVLPGAETLDIDPLRAQFAAGKIGMYLSFSTEPGVYKDQFPTEINWAGALAPTLDGQIKGTSEIVSAGTWLGISAKSAHQEAAWKFMQYMYGDEVLKTYHEKGFGIAVVPSIVEQAKNPDIKGMEGFLVGEHDSLWPATPSVTPEGSTYADAFFKYILTGGDAKAITEDLNTRYNAALSKAVEKGEVKVTPDPAFDPAKPQGE; this comes from the coding sequence ATGCAGAAAAAATGGTTGGGTCTCAGCCTGAGCCTCATGCTGGCAGCCGGAATCGCCGGCTGCGGCGGTAACGGAAACAACAGCGGCAACAGCGGTGCGGCGAATGGAGAGGCTGGAGGCAGCACAGCAAGTCCCTCAGCCGAAGCAGGCGGCAATACGGCCAAAAGCGGGCCTGTACAGCTCAAGTACTGGACCGACGACCGTCATGACCAGGAATATATCAAGGAACTGATCAACAAATTCAATGAAACCAATAGCGACAACATTCAGGTGGAATTGACGGTCATGTCCGAGAACTATACGCAAAGCGTCGATATTGCCTTCTCCAGCAACCAGGCGCCGGATGTGCTCCGGCTGAAGAGCGCCAACACCTCCGAGTTTGTCAAAAAAGGATATCTGGCGCCGGTTGATTCCTATCTTACCGATGATATGAAAACCAAATTCAGCAGCCTCATGCTTGACAACGTCAACCGTTTTGACGGCAAGCTCTACTCTCTGCCCAATACCGGTCTGACTATGCGTCTGGTCTACAACAAGGATATCTTTGCCAAAGCCGGCATTCAGAATCCTCCGGTATCCCTTCAGGAAATGGTGGACGACGCCAAGAAGATTACTGAAGCCGGCAAAACCGAGGGCATTTACGGCTTCGCGCTGAACTTCAAAAATCCGAAGCAGGCCTTCGACCGTTCCATCCGGGAGATTCTCTCGCTGAGCGGTTATCAGGGCTTAGGCTTTGATCTAAAGACGGGCCAGTTTGATTTCGCTCCTTACTCGCAGGTCATTGAATATTTCAAGCAAATGTACAAAGACGGCAGTGTTCTGCCAGGCGCTGAAACGCTGGATATCGATCCGCTGCGCGCCCAGTTCGCGGCAGGCAAAATCGGCATGTACCTCTCCTTCTCGACGGAGCCGGGGGTATACAAGGACCAGTTCCCGACAGAAATCAACTGGGCAGGGGCTCTGGCGCCCACGCTTGACGGCCAGATCAAGGGAACTTCCGAAATCGTGTCCGCCGGTACCTGGCTCGGCATCAGCGCCAAATCGGCTCACCAGGAAGCGGCCTGGAAGTTCATGCAGTACATGTACGGCGACGAGGTTCTGAAGACCTATCATGAAAAAGGCTTCGGGATTGCCGTTGTGCCAAGCATTGTGGAACAAGCGAAAAACCCGGACATCAAGGGCATGGAAGGTTTCCTGGTCGGAGAACATGACTCTCTCTGGCCGGCAACGCCAAGCGTCACTCCGGAAGGCTCTACCTATGCGGATGCATTCTTCAAATACATCCTTACCGGGGGAGATGCCAAGGCAATCACCGAGGATTTGAATACAAGATATAACGCCGCATTGTCCAAAGCTGTAGAAAAGGGCGAGGTTAAAGTAACGCCGGACCCTGCCTTTGATCCAGCCAAACCGCAGGGTGAATAA
- a CDS encoding FAD-dependent oxidoreductase has translation MHYGHITLPSASVPVTREVDVLVIGGGASGIAAAIAAAEGGASTLLVEQRGFLGGMGTVALVPAFCPFTDKQKPIIRGLGLKLMERMKLACDPGYREEYRDMLDWVPIDPEVLKRVYDDAILESGVTPLYHTFVCDVVMSQDHRTVEGVIVVNKTGRSFIRCRYIIDCSGDGDIAALSGVPFQKGGEAGELQPGSMCYLLANVDRPKFSRFLEESGDTGQLHATVERAIADGALPEGRKSISGLAWVSDYLVGVNFGHVFGVDGTLAEDLTRGAIEGRRTAERQLQFFRSYVPGFEHAHMVASGEQLGIRETRRIEGDYVLTVDDFIAARSFPDDIARNAYYIDIHLANSKSEMTFNHLPPGVSHGVPYRIMLPVGIDNLWVAGRSVSSDRAVQGSLRVMPNCFSMGQAAGTAAALALRDGTGSRGISVAELQQRLLEQDVWLGENFVPAAEHTGRKEGDAL, from the coding sequence ATGCATTACGGACATATAACCCTGCCATCCGCCAGTGTGCCGGTTACCCGCGAAGTAGACGTACTGGTCATTGGCGGAGGAGCATCCGGCATCGCCGCCGCGATTGCTGCTGCGGAAGGCGGGGCGAGCACCCTGCTTGTGGAGCAGAGGGGATTTCTCGGCGGAATGGGCACAGTTGCGCTTGTCCCCGCCTTTTGTCCCTTTACAGACAAGCAGAAGCCGATTATCCGCGGCTTAGGCCTTAAGCTGATGGAGCGGATGAAGCTGGCCTGCGATCCCGGCTACCGCGAAGAATACCGGGACATGCTGGATTGGGTGCCGATTGATCCGGAGGTGCTGAAGCGGGTCTATGACGACGCCATTCTGGAAAGCGGCGTGACGCCGCTCTATCATACTTTTGTCTGCGATGTAGTAATGTCGCAGGACCACAGAACGGTCGAAGGCGTCATTGTCGTCAACAAAACGGGGCGCTCCTTCATCCGCTGCCGCTATATTATCGACTGCTCGGGGGACGGGGACATCGCTGCGTTGTCCGGGGTGCCCTTCCAGAAGGGCGGCGAGGCGGGTGAGCTTCAGCCGGGCAGCATGTGCTATCTCCTCGCCAATGTTGACCGTCCGAAGTTCAGCCGCTTCCTGGAGGAGAGCGGGGATACGGGCCAGCTGCATGCAACGGTGGAGCGGGCGATAGCCGATGGCGCGCTGCCGGAGGGCCGCAAGTCCATCTCCGGCCTGGCGTGGGTGAGCGATTATCTGGTAGGGGTCAACTTCGGCCATGTGTTCGGCGTAGACGGCACCCTTGCGGAGGATTTGACGCGGGGCGCGATTGAAGGGCGCCGCACGGCAGAACGCCAGCTTCAGTTCTTCCGCAGCTATGTGCCGGGCTTCGAGCACGCCCATATGGTGGCGAGCGGGGAGCAGCTCGGCATCCGGGAGACCCGGCGCATCGAAGGGGACTACGTCCTGACCGTCGATGATTTCATTGCTGCCCGCTCCTTCCCGGATGACATTGCCCGCAACGCGTATTATATCGACATCCATCTCGCCAACAGCAAAAGCGAGATGACCTTCAACCACTTGCCGCCGGGCGTCTCACACGGCGTCCCTTACCGGATCATGCTGCCGGTCGGCATCGACAACCTCTGGGTGGCCGGACGCTCCGTGTCCTCGGACCGGGCGGTTCAAGGCTCCCTGCGGGTGATGCCGAACTGCTTCTCCATGGGTCAGGCTGCGGGGACAGCCGCCGCATTGGCGCTGCGTGACGGCACAGGCTCACGCGGCATTTCCGTCGCCGAGCTTCAGCAGCGCCTGCTGGAGCAGGATGTCTGGCTCGGCGAGAACTTCGTGCCTGCTGCGGAGCACACCGGCAGGAAGGAAGGGGATGCGCTGTGA
- a CDS encoding SGNH/GDSL hydrolase family protein, which produces MKQLPLTDEWFHGAVSLEHREDGIKPWRIPYADYELYAPEGIGGKAEICAGVRLRLRSDSAEVAVSFLPLADAAAMDCLVAGQLFLTLSLPAGATEALFSGLPAGINDLEIWLPQNIGMTVTGLRIGSGAAGDPLPDRRPRWITYGSSITQCVAASSPSRAWPAIAAADCGWNVTNLGFSGNCHMEPMIGRLIRDLPADFISICVGVNIYGAGTLSPRMFKPLLIGLLETIRDRHKETPLLVISPIYGTVRETEPNPLGFTLPMMREDIRQTVELLRERGDRQLYDLDGLSWFGPEDEAFLPDGLHPGAEGCELLGRRFRALQQTALQARQLQQTKGEI; this is translated from the coding sequence GTGAAACAGCTTCCCTTAACGGATGAATGGTTCCACGGTGCGGTTTCACTGGAGCACCGGGAGGATGGAATCAAGCCGTGGCGTATTCCCTACGCGGATTATGAGCTGTATGCACCGGAGGGAATCGGAGGCAAAGCCGAGATTTGTGCCGGTGTGCGCCTGCGGCTGCGGAGTGATTCCGCAGAAGTAGCGGTATCGTTCCTCCCCCTTGCGGATGCAGCTGCTATGGACTGCCTGGTGGCAGGGCAATTGTTCCTGACCCTCAGCCTTCCCGCAGGAGCAACCGAAGCCTTGTTCAGCGGACTTCCCGCAGGCATCAACGATCTGGAAATCTGGCTCCCGCAAAATATCGGGATGACGGTAACGGGCCTGCGGATCGGCAGCGGGGCTGCTGGTGATCCGCTGCCGGATCGCCGTCCCCGCTGGATCACCTATGGGAGCTCCATTACCCAGTGTGTGGCAGCTTCCAGCCCTTCGCGTGCCTGGCCGGCCATCGCCGCCGCTGATTGCGGCTGGAATGTGACCAATCTCGGCTTCTCCGGCAACTGCCATATGGAGCCGATGATCGGTCGTCTGATCCGGGATTTGCCGGCCGACTTCATCTCTATATGCGTGGGGGTGAACATCTATGGCGCCGGTACCCTAAGCCCGCGGATGTTCAAGCCTTTGCTGATCGGATTGCTGGAAACGATCCGCGACAGACACAAGGAGACTCCGCTGCTGGTCATCTCCCCGATTTACGGCACCGTCCGCGAAACGGAGCCTAACCCGCTCGGCTTCACGCTGCCCATGATGCGCGAAGATATCCGGCAGACCGTGGAGCTGCTGCGGGAACGGGGGGACCGCCAGCTGTATGACCTGGACGGCCTGAGCTGGTTTGGGCCGGAGGACGAAGCCTTCCTGCCGGACGGCTTGCATCCGGGAGCCGAAGGCTGCGAACTGCTGGGCAGAAGGTTCCGCGCACTGCAGCAAACCGCTCTTCAGGCAAGGCAGCTGCAGCAGACCAAAGGTGAAATTTGA
- a CDS encoding DUF6138 family protein: MDHTLETLLDEMKQEIDNWAAYISNIDADKIVKRTTLQVGIHSGALLEYAKGRVDVTDGELDLTVPGGKAGPSEWLTGEQVREQIVPELASYMQHKLNGMPPALTDYQFTFNGKFQVREGGVNVRILEYVDETKKKLLLERISAYVGNKLEAGKYPTKPLETFFLSRHLLDEGLFPEMDPGRIISVFENIQQVNKGNKHLAEHRSNLSGALRNWVENHWLPRYFDNIGSEWQKEYKRKSDARLDNPEQGLIELVLYSAILILKYEPSYSRSVGLSMLNCAIELGSTRAKRLTEEGSGTFAREDVCLRGELAECTANDVFAEVTIAIKQETEESYARALRFLIRLLSLGFPKSYQIKLKSSVKQWLPVKGLAKSGTHRFFANALEYPNLQPLLEEYAGVAMETFEWYTDTEGEKSCMPGSYAVFGLGLADRAYFPLVEQYMEQVDEEHQSVQNGFTAALAGRHGVNADTLPTLVKCMLHSGDSMKLKIDADLGDDRILRLLLDQVRGLKRHEVEHIVYLIWGGTDKLKKIAAKAEGERGNGYLSWHRRPAAANLTALGDHTILNR; the protein is encoded by the coding sequence ATGGATCACACACTGGAAACGCTTTTGGACGAAATGAAACAGGAGATTGACAATTGGGCAGCCTATATTAGCAATATAGACGCGGACAAAATCGTGAAACGCACAACGCTGCAGGTGGGGATTCACAGTGGCGCTCTGCTTGAATATGCCAAGGGCAGGGTGGATGTGACGGATGGGGAACTCGATCTTACGGTGCCGGGAGGCAAGGCCGGACCCAGCGAGTGGCTGACCGGGGAACAAGTGCGGGAGCAGATCGTCCCTGAGCTTGCTTCCTATATGCAGCATAAATTGAACGGGATGCCGCCGGCATTAACCGATTATCAATTTACTTTTAACGGCAAGTTCCAGGTGCGGGAAGGCGGGGTCAACGTTCGTATTCTTGAATACGTCGACGAGACGAAGAAGAAACTGCTGCTGGAACGTATCTCCGCCTATGTCGGGAATAAGCTCGAAGCGGGAAAATATCCGACCAAACCCTTGGAGACCTTTTTCCTGTCCAGACACCTGTTGGATGAGGGACTGTTCCCGGAGATGGACCCTGGCCGGATCATTTCTGTGTTTGAGAACATTCAACAAGTGAATAAAGGAAACAAACATCTTGCCGAGCACCGGAGTAATCTGAGCGGGGCCTTGCGGAATTGGGTGGAGAATCACTGGTTGCCCCGTTATTTCGATAATATAGGATCAGAGTGGCAGAAGGAATACAAGCGAAAAAGTGATGCCCGGCTGGACAATCCCGAGCAAGGTCTCATCGAACTGGTCCTGTATTCCGCAATCTTGATTCTGAAATATGAGCCTTCCTATAGCAGAAGTGTGGGGCTGTCTATGTTGAATTGCGCTATCGAGTTGGGAAGTACCCGGGCCAAACGTCTGACTGAGGAAGGCAGCGGAACGTTCGCCCGGGAAGATGTCTGTCTTCGCGGTGAACTGGCGGAATGCACAGCCAACGATGTATTTGCCGAGGTGACCATAGCCATTAAGCAAGAAACGGAGGAAAGCTACGCGCGTGCGCTCCGGTTTCTTATCCGCTTGCTAAGCTTGGGTTTCCCTAAGAGCTATCAAATCAAGCTGAAATCCTCCGTCAAGCAATGGCTGCCGGTCAAAGGATTGGCCAAGTCGGGCACGCACCGTTTCTTTGCCAACGCTTTGGAGTATCCGAATTTGCAGCCTTTGCTGGAGGAGTATGCCGGGGTGGCGATGGAAACCTTCGAATGGTATACGGATACTGAAGGGGAAAAAAGCTGCATGCCGGGCAGTTACGCGGTTTTTGGCCTTGGTCTCGCGGACCGGGCGTATTTTCCATTAGTAGAACAATATATGGAGCAGGTCGACGAAGAACACCAGTCCGTTCAGAACGGCTTTACGGCCGCTTTGGCCGGTCGGCATGGCGTTAACGCGGATACGCTTCCTACACTGGTGAAGTGTATGCTGCATAGCGGTGATTCGATGAAGCTGAAGATCGATGCCGATCTGGGGGACGACAGGATTCTCAGGCTGCTGCTGGATCAAGTTCGCGGCCTAAAGCGCCATGAGGTGGAGCATATTGTGTATTTGATCTGGGGCGGAACAGACAAGCTGAAAAAAATCGCCGCCAAAGCCGAAGGGGAGCGGGGAAATGGCTATCTGAGCTGGCACAGGCGGCCAGCCGCGGCTAACCTTACGGCTTTGGGGGATCATACCATCCTCAACCGGTAA
- a CDS encoding carbohydrate ABC transporter permease: MNEQVLSQQPPVREKRVARPSGNAGRILGRTVMWLFLLATAVLTLFPLVMTVSGSLKTGAEMMTGGSLLPSKLQFANYAEAWKQANFARYTWNSAFVSIMVTVGTLLVASMAAYVVDRRDFPGKSLYVTVQASMMFISVGAIVLRPQFDLMVALHLNTTLWGVILILVSAHSSTFFMLQGFFKAIPRELDEAAMVDGSGFIRTFFRIILPLLTPGLGVAGLFAFRHAWNEYILPLVFTMTNPQLQTLTVGLANLRYGSSAAMQIHLMMAGACLSILPMLLAYILANKTFIQVTAGSVKG, translated from the coding sequence ATGAACGAACAAGTGTTATCCCAACAGCCCCCTGTGCGGGAAAAGAGGGTTGCCCGCCCCTCCGGCAATGCCGGCAGAATTCTCGGCCGTACGGTCATGTGGCTGTTTTTATTGGCAACAGCGGTTCTGACCTTGTTTCCGCTGGTCATGACCGTATCCGGCTCGCTGAAGACCGGAGCGGAAATGATGACCGGCGGCAGCCTGCTGCCGTCCAAGCTGCAATTCGCCAACTATGCCGAAGCCTGGAAGCAGGCCAATTTCGCCCGCTACACCTGGAACAGCGCTTTTGTCAGCATCATGGTTACCGTCGGCACGCTGCTGGTGGCTTCGATGGCGGCTTATGTGGTGGACCGGCGCGATTTTCCCGGCAAATCCCTGTATGTGACGGTTCAGGCATCGATGATGTTCATATCCGTAGGAGCCATCGTGCTGCGCCCGCAGTTTGACCTGATGGTCGCGCTGCACCTGAATACCACGCTGTGGGGCGTGATCCTGATCCTGGTCAGCGCTCATTCCAGCACGTTTTTTATGCTGCAAGGCTTCTTCAAAGCCATTCCCCGCGAGCTTGATGAAGCAGCGATGGTAGACGGTTCCGGGTTTATCCGCACCTTCTTCCGCATTATCCTGCCGCTGCTGACCCCGGGGCTTGGCGTGGCCGGGCTGTTCGCCTTCCGCCATGCGTGGAACGAATACATTCTGCCGCTGGTGTTCACAATGACCAATCCGCAGCTCCAGACGCTGACCGTAGGGCTGGCCAATCTCCGCTACGGCTCGTCTGCGGCGATGCAGATCCACCTGATGATGGCGGGTGCGTGCCTATCCATCCTGCCGATGCTGCTTGCCTATATTCTGGCGAACAAGACGTTTATTCAGGTGACAGCCGGTTCGGTCAAAGGCTGA
- a CDS encoding response regulator translates to MYNHETVSLCIIDDIKSVVDGLTAMSWEDQGIQVAGVSGNGEEGLKLIAEVRPDLVITDIRMPRMDGLSMLRAVLEDNRSCKVILISGYADFEYAQQAVQLGAFDFVVKPFSEEDIMAAVLRAKAEILEERSRRLSLREMEIKLRESMPVLRQEYFTLLVSHRTSWEQAAGRWEFLNIELDPRGFVVMLIEIDRFQEQVAELPIREIELIRFSLLNITQETIAEYASCAVFRARHNRYLAVMNDTGPVSPIEIAEQCCRNIERYTKFTVSVGVGGRVEETSELPDSYRQAHRALAHHLFTEGNAAIMYDDLHQTGSQEPLALEYKDELLLALRSGNAGRTGTILSAISETLQSLISRQNPDYLLSLYDELAASAIRTFYELVPYRDIQPLIQRFRAVQGTAGLPLASLQRQLLALCTEGAGLVRQNSLSEGQKVIYEAIDYIKSRLPEDITVGECAAHVHLSASYFSSLFKKVTGMTVTQFTTSERIQKAKALLVEGAQVQEVASAVGYEERRYFSEMFKKITGQTPTEFRAGYHPDQQER, encoded by the coding sequence ATGTACAATCACGAGACGGTCAGTCTCTGCATTATCGATGACATTAAAAGCGTAGTGGATGGCCTTACCGCCATGAGCTGGGAGGATCAGGGGATTCAGGTTGCGGGGGTGTCGGGCAATGGCGAGGAGGGGCTGAAGCTGATCGCCGAAGTGCGGCCGGATCTGGTCATCACGGATATCCGGATGCCCAGAATGGACGGGCTGAGCATGCTGCGTGCGGTCCTGGAGGACAACCGTAGCTGCAAGGTGATCCTGATCAGCGGCTATGCCGATTTTGAATATGCGCAGCAGGCTGTGCAGCTGGGAGCTTTTGATTTTGTGGTGAAGCCTTTCTCAGAAGAGGATATCATGGCGGCGGTGCTGCGGGCCAAGGCCGAGATCCTCGAGGAGAGATCCAGGCGGCTCAGCCTCAGAGAAATGGAGATCAAGCTGCGCGAGAGTATGCCGGTGCTGCGCCAGGAATACTTTACACTGCTCGTGAGCCACCGTACATCCTGGGAACAGGCGGCAGGGCGCTGGGAATTTCTGAATATTGAACTGGATCCGCGCGGATTCGTGGTGATGCTGATTGAGATTGACCGTTTTCAGGAGCAGGTGGCCGAGCTGCCGATTCGTGAAATAGAGCTGATCCGCTTCTCCCTGCTCAACATTACCCAGGAGACGATTGCGGAATATGCCAGCTGTGCCGTGTTCCGGGCCCGCCATAACCGGTACCTGGCTGTGATGAACGATACCGGCCCGGTCAGTCCTATTGAAATTGCGGAGCAGTGCTGCAGGAATATTGAGCGTTATACCAAGTTCACGGTATCAGTCGGGGTCGGCGGCAGAGTGGAGGAGACAAGCGAGCTGCCGGATTCTTACCGCCAGGCCCACCGGGCGCTGGCCCATCATCTGTTCACAGAAGGCAACGCGGCCATTATGTATGACGACCTGCACCAGACCGGGAGCCAGGAGCCGCTGGCACTGGAATACAAGGATGAGCTGCTGCTGGCGCTGCGTTCCGGCAATGCCGGACGGACGGGCACGATTCTGTCTGCCATCTCGGAGACTCTGCAAAGCCTGATCTCCCGGCAGAATCCCGATTATCTCCTCAGTCTTTACGATGAGCTGGCCGCATCCGCCATCCGCACCTTTTATGAATTGGTCCCGTACCGGGACATTCAGCCTCTGATCCAGAGATTCAGGGCGGTGCAGGGAACGGCGGGGCTGCCGCTGGCCTCCCTGCAGCGGCAGCTGCTGGCACTGTGCACAGAGGGAGCCGGACTGGTCCGGCAGAACAGCCTGTCCGAAGGGCAGAAGGTGATCTATGAAGCCATTGACTACATCAAAAGCCGCTTGCCGGAAGATATCACCGTCGGCGAATGTGCGGCCCATGTCCACCTCAGCGCCAGCTATTTTTCCAGCCTGTTCAAGAAGGTGACCGGAATGACGGTCACGCAGTTTACGACCTCGGAGCGCATCCAGAAGGCGAAGGCGCTGCTGGTGGAGGGAGCGCAGGTGCAGGAAGTGGCATCAGCCGTGGGCTACGAGGAGCGCCGATATTTCAGCGAGATGTTCAAGAAGATCACCGGCCAGACCCCGACGGAGTTCAGGGCGGGTTATCATCCGGACCAGCAGGAGAGGTGA
- a CDS encoding glycoside hydrolase family 130 protein: MSNFTVGPLFSSPVITRHPANPILAPGDVPYGPAMVFNAGVTKFKGKYVMVFRNDYGDEAKGIVAPHHTTNLGLAFSDDGIKWEVQPEPCWSWHDEEVIRVYDPRLTVIGGQCYMCFAVDTKHGLRGGIAVTEDFRSFEVLSLSLPDNRNMVLFPELIGGKYVRLERPLPVYSRGGIDRFDMWMSDSPDLKYWGNSRLLLAVEDVAYANDKVGPGAPPVKTDKGWLTLFHAVDLDRSRGKNGWEDSWKKRYTTGIMLLDLHDPGRVIGRAAAPLLAPEAAYETSGGFRNDVIFPGGMILEDSGEVKIYYGAADTVECLATAHVDDLLRLCLEGGTVK, translated from the coding sequence ATGAGCAATTTTACAGTTGGCCCCTTATTCTCCAGTCCGGTCATTACCCGGCACCCTGCGAATCCGATTCTGGCTCCCGGCGATGTCCCTTACGGTCCGGCTATGGTATTCAATGCAGGGGTCACGAAATTTAAAGGGAAATATGTGATGGTCTTCCGCAATGACTACGGCGATGAGGCCAAAGGAATCGTTGCCCCCCATCACACAACGAATCTCGGCCTGGCCTTCAGCGATGACGGAATCAAGTGGGAGGTGCAGCCGGAGCCATGCTGGTCCTGGCATGATGAAGAGGTTATCCGCGTGTATGACCCGCGTCTGACGGTGATCGGCGGGCAATGCTATATGTGTTTTGCAGTGGATACGAAGCATGGCCTGCGCGGCGGCATCGCGGTGACGGAGGATTTCCGCTCCTTCGAGGTGCTGAGCCTGTCCCTGCCGGACAACCGCAATATGGTGCTGTTCCCGGAGCTTATCGGGGGCAAATATGTGCGGCTGGAGCGTCCGCTGCCGGTGTACAGCCGGGGCGGCATTGACCGTTTTGATATGTGGATGAGCGACTCGCCTGACCTCAAGTACTGGGGGAATTCCCGCCTGCTGCTGGCGGTTGAGGATGTGGCCTATGCCAATGACAAGGTAGGTCCCGGCGCACCGCCGGTCAAGACGGACAAAGGCTGGCTAACCTTGTTCCACGCGGTCGATCTGGACCGCAGCCGGGGCAAAAACGGCTGGGAGGACAGCTGGAAAAAACGCTACACCACAGGCATTATGCTGCTGGATCTGCATGATCCTGGCCGGGTTATCGGCAGGGCGGCTGCACCGCTGCTCGCGCCGGAAGCCGCCTATGAAACCAGCGGCGGCTTCCGTAATGATGTTATTTTCCCCGGGGGCATGATTCTGGAGGATTCCGGGGAAGTCAAAATCTACTACGGTGCCGCCGATACTGTTGAATGCCTGGCCACCGCACATGTCGATGATCTGCTGCGTCTCTGTCTGGAGGGCGGGACTGTTAAATAG
- a CDS encoding ROK family protein: protein MQAREEWKRGRPTLLRELADRPEDIEFAHIVEALQAGDSVVNGIFGQAAVYCGIGLANLINILHPEEVILGGPLFSAADFFYREATRTALERTYYREQYKVRFTQGSLSDTAVAAGAAALILNQLTG from the coding sequence ATGCAGGCCCGGGAGGAATGGAAACGCGGCAGACCCACCTTGCTCCGTGAGCTGGCTGACCGCCCGGAGGACATTGAATTCGCACATATAGTTGAAGCGCTGCAGGCCGGGGATTCCGTGGTGAACGGAATATTCGGGCAGGCGGCGGTCTATTGCGGCATTGGTCTGGCCAACCTGATTAATATACTCCATCCGGAGGAGGTCATTCTGGGCGGCCCCCTGTTCTCAGCTGCGGATTTTTTCTACCGGGAAGCCACAAGGACCGCCCTTGAGAGGACCTACTACCGCGAGCAATACAAGGTCCGCTTCACTCAAGGTAGCTTAAGCGACACTGCTGTCGCCGCCGGGGCAGCCGCCCTCATACTGAACCAGCTTACCGGTTGA
- a CDS encoding carbohydrate ABC transporter permease, whose amino-acid sequence MSFKWKRLGENSLFLIPSIILTVALGIYPLFWMLRYMFYDYAGYGDALFVGLDNFRRLMRDGLFWESVGNTFIFAGGKLLLTLPLSLLLAVMLNGRLRGGNLLRGIYFMPTVISTAVISVVFYNIFNSYNGMVNTVLMKLHLVSQPVDWLGPKHAMLTVILVAVWGAVGNYMLLFLAGLQSIPQDLYESAAIDGANAGRRFWNITLPMLAPVAQMVIMLAIIASLKGYESIMVITEGGPIGKTEVMYLYLYKLLFPVSTGSPVAQQLGYGSAVGFASAVIVGAITGLYFFLSRKMNKVY is encoded by the coding sequence ATGAGCTTTAAATGGAAACGGCTGGGGGAAAATTCCCTGTTTCTGATCCCGAGCATTATTCTTACGGTTGCGCTCGGCATATACCCTTTGTTCTGGATGCTGCGCTACATGTTCTACGATTATGCCGGATACGGCGATGCGCTGTTCGTGGGCCTGGACAATTTCCGGCGGCTGATGCGTGACGGCCTGTTCTGGGAATCTGTCGGCAATACCTTTATTTTTGCCGGAGGCAAGCTGCTGCTGACGCTGCCGCTGTCGCTGCTGCTGGCGGTCATGCTGAACGGCAGGCTGCGCGGCGGAAATCTGCTGCGGGGGATCTATTTTATGCCCACGGTGATCAGTACCGCAGTCATCTCCGTTGTTTTTTATAACATCTTCAATTCCTATAACGGGATGGTTAATACAGTTCTGATGAAGCTGCATCTGGTCTCTCAGCCCGTTGACTGGCTGGGTCCGAAGCATGCCATGCTCACGGTCATTCTCGTGGCGGTATGGGGGGCGGTCGGCAACTATATGCTGCTGTTCCTGGCCGGACTGCAGAGCATCCCGCAGGATTTATACGAGAGCGCGGCCATTGACGGCGCGAACGCCGGAAGACGGTTCTGGAACATTACGCTTCCGATGCTGGCCCCGGTTGCTCAGATGGTCATCATGCTGGCGATTATCGCCTCCCTGAAGGGCTATGAGAGCATCATGGTCATCACGGAAGGCGGACCGATCGGCAAAACCGAGGTCATGTACCTCTACTTGTATAAACTGCTGTTCCCGGTATCCACCGGTTCACCGGTTGCCCAGCAGCTCGGGTACGGAAGTGCCGTAGGCTTCGCGAGCGCAGTCATCGTCGGAGCGATTACCGGACTGTATTTCTTCCTGAGCCGCAAAATGAACAAGGTGTATTAG